One window of the Puntigrus tetrazona isolate hp1 chromosome 13, ASM1883169v1, whole genome shotgun sequence genome contains the following:
- the prr18 gene encoding proline-rich protein 18 — MPFPPINLHSRISSPRKELFRKKKSRDNVAPPQATFSQRTGDDKGSEKDKLSTSWPSANLKQLGRSKPTRVPPDPETDSKHSWLSVPKPLATSCESVPRSSSGESSHKYASRTSLAKEEGEQEIHFSLSLTPEAILVIQKRNLEKQMMAKQQKCCASADLRHRRVFPSKRAQGSSSNKSSGPVAKLDGSNDISTIVKISLLNDQYKYDDVEYEEEDGDVDETVMRKCKEWLKGVESAAAFGKVDKLSSLPHLKS; from the coding sequence ATGCCTTTTCCACCGATAAACCTGCACTCGCGGATATCGTCGCCTAGAAAGGAGCTGTTCAGGAAAAAGAAGAGCAGGGACAACGTCGCGCCTCCTCAAGCCACGTTCAGTCAAAGGACGGGAGACGACAAGGGATCGGAGAAAGATAAACTGTCCACATCGTGGCCCTCAGCCAATCTAAAGCAGCTGGGACGAAGCAAGCCGACCAGAGTCCCTCCGGATCCCGAGACGGACAGCAAACATTCATGGCTGAGCGTCCCCAAACCCTTGGCTACCTCATGCGAAAGCGTCCCGCGGTCCAGTTCTGGAGAGTCCAGCCATAAATACGCCTCGAGGACCTCTCTAGCAAAAGAAGAAGGCGAACAAGAGATCCACTTCTCCCTCAGCCTGACCCCCGAAGCCATCCTGGTCATCCAAAAGCGCAATCTGGAAAAGCAGATGATGGCCAAGCAACAGAAGTGCTGCGCTTCCGCGGACTTGAGGCACCGGCGCGTTTTCCCATCCAAGAGAGCTCAGGGCAGCTCCAGCAATAAGAGCTCCGGACCTGTTGCCAAATTGGACGGTTCCAATGACATTAGCACAATTGTGAAGATCTCCCTCCTCAACGATCAGTACAAGTATGACGACGTAGAGTACGAGGAGGAGGATGGAGACGTGGACGAGACTGTCATGAGGAAATGCAAAGAGTGGCTCAAAGGTGTGGAAAGCGCCGCTGCTTTTGGGAAAGTGGATAAACTGTCATCTCTGCCTCACCTTAAGAGCTGA